Proteins from a single region of Bos indicus isolate NIAB-ARS_2022 breed Sahiwal x Tharparkar chromosome 6, NIAB-ARS_B.indTharparkar_mat_pri_1.0, whole genome shotgun sequence:
- the SEPTIN11 gene encoding septin-11 isoform X1, translated as MAVAVGRPSNEELRNLSLSGHVGFDSLPDQLVNKSTSQGFCFNILCVGETGIGKSTLMDTLFNTKFESDPATHNEPGVRLKARSYELQESNVRLKLTIVDTVGFGDQINKDDSYKPIVEYIDAQFEAYLQEELKIKRSLFNYHDTRIHACLYFIAPTGHSLKSLDLVTMKKLDSKVNIIPIIAKADTIAKNELHKFKSKIMSELVSNGVQIYQFPTDEETVAEINATMSVHLPFAVVGSTEEVKIGNKMAKARQYPWGVVQVENENHCDFVKLREMLIRVNMEDLREQTHTRHYELYRRCKLEEMGFKDTDPDSKPFSLQETYEAKRNEFLGELQKKEEEMRQMFVMRVKEKEAELKEAEKELHEKFDLLKRTHQEEKKKVEDKKKELEEEVNNFQKKKAAAQLLQSQAQQSGAQQTKKDKDKKNSPWLCTE; from the exons AATGAAGAGCTTCGAAACTTATCCCTTTCTGGCCATGTTGGATTTGACAGTCTCCCCGACCAGCTGGTCAACAAGTCGACTTCTCAAGGATTCTGTTTCAACATCCTGTGTGTTG GTGAGACGGGCATCGGCAAATCCACGTTAATGGACACGTTATTCAACACGAAATTTGAAAGTGACCCAGCGACTCACAATGAACCAGGTGTCCGGTTAAAAGCCAGAAGTTATGAGCTTCAGGAAAGCAATGTGCGGCTGAAGTTAACCATCGTTGACACCGTGGGATTTGGAGATCAGATCAATAAAGATGACAG CTACAAGCCGATCGTGGAATATATCGATGCCCAGTTTGAGGCCTACTTGCAAGAGGAACTGAAGATCAAACGTTCTCTCTTCAACTACCATGACACCAGGATCCACGCATGTCTCTACTTCATTGCCCCCACTGGCCATTCGCTCAAGTCCCTGGACCTGGTCACCATGAAGAAGCTGGACAGTAAG GTGAACATCATTCCAATAATTGCAAAAGCGGACACCATTGCCAAGAACGAATTGCACAAATTCAAGAGTAAGATCATGAGTGAACTCGTCAGCAACGGGGTCCAGATCTATCAGTTCcctacagatgaagaaacggTGGCAGAGATCAACGCAACGATGAGT GTCCACCTCCCTTTTGCGGTGGTCGGCAGCACTGAAGAGGTGAAGATCGGCAACAAGATGGCGAAGGCCAGGCAGTACCCCTGGGGTGTGGTGCAGG TGGAGAATGAAAACCACTGTGACTTTGTGAAACTCCGAGAAATGCTGATCCGTGTGAACATGGAAGATTTACGAGAACAGACTCACACCCGCCATTATGAACTGTATCGGCGCTGTAAGCTCGAGGAGATGGGCTTCAAGGACACTGACCCTGACAGCAAGCCCTTCAG TCTTCAGGAGACATATGAAGCCAAAAGGAATGAATTTCTGGGAGAACttcagaagaaagaagaagagatgAGACAGATGTTTGTCATGAGAGTGAAGGAGAAAGAAGCTGAACTTAAAGAGGCGGAGAAAGAG CTCCACGAGAAATTCGACCTCCTCAAGCGGACACAccaagaagagaagaagaaagtggaagacaagaagaaggagctggaggaggaggtgaaCAATTTCCAGAAGAAGAAGGCAGCCGCCCAGTTGCTCCAATCCCAGGCCCAACAGTCTGGGGCCCAGCAAACCAAGAAAGACAAGGATAAGAAAAA
- the SEPTIN11 gene encoding septin-11 isoform X4, whose product MAVAVGRPSNEELRNLSLSGHVGFDSLPDQLVNKSTSQGFCFNILCVGETGIGKSTLMDTLFNTKFESDPATHNEPGVRLKARSYELQESNVRLKLTIVDTVGFGDQINKDDSYKPIVEYIDAQFEAYLQEELKIKRSLFNYHDTRIHACLYFIAPTGHSLKSLDLVTMKKLDSKVNIIPIIAKADTIAKNELHKFKSKIMSELVSNGVQIYQFPTDEETVAEINATMSVHLPFAVVGSTEEVKIGNKMAKARQYPWGVVQVENENHCDFVKLREMLIRVNMEDLREQTHTRHYELYRRCKLEEMGFKDTDPDSKPFSLQETYEAKRNEFLGELQKKEEEMRQMFVMRVKEKEAELKEAEKELHEKFDLLKRTHQEEKKKVEDKKKELEEEVNNFQKKKAAAQLLQSQAQQSGAQQTKKDKDKKN is encoded by the exons AATGAAGAGCTTCGAAACTTATCCCTTTCTGGCCATGTTGGATTTGACAGTCTCCCCGACCAGCTGGTCAACAAGTCGACTTCTCAAGGATTCTGTTTCAACATCCTGTGTGTTG GTGAGACGGGCATCGGCAAATCCACGTTAATGGACACGTTATTCAACACGAAATTTGAAAGTGACCCAGCGACTCACAATGAACCAGGTGTCCGGTTAAAAGCCAGAAGTTATGAGCTTCAGGAAAGCAATGTGCGGCTGAAGTTAACCATCGTTGACACCGTGGGATTTGGAGATCAGATCAATAAAGATGACAG CTACAAGCCGATCGTGGAATATATCGATGCCCAGTTTGAGGCCTACTTGCAAGAGGAACTGAAGATCAAACGTTCTCTCTTCAACTACCATGACACCAGGATCCACGCATGTCTCTACTTCATTGCCCCCACTGGCCATTCGCTCAAGTCCCTGGACCTGGTCACCATGAAGAAGCTGGACAGTAAG GTGAACATCATTCCAATAATTGCAAAAGCGGACACCATTGCCAAGAACGAATTGCACAAATTCAAGAGTAAGATCATGAGTGAACTCGTCAGCAACGGGGTCCAGATCTATCAGTTCcctacagatgaagaaacggTGGCAGAGATCAACGCAACGATGAGT GTCCACCTCCCTTTTGCGGTGGTCGGCAGCACTGAAGAGGTGAAGATCGGCAACAAGATGGCGAAGGCCAGGCAGTACCCCTGGGGTGTGGTGCAGG TGGAGAATGAAAACCACTGTGACTTTGTGAAACTCCGAGAAATGCTGATCCGTGTGAACATGGAAGATTTACGAGAACAGACTCACACCCGCCATTATGAACTGTATCGGCGCTGTAAGCTCGAGGAGATGGGCTTCAAGGACACTGACCCTGACAGCAAGCCCTTCAG TCTTCAGGAGACATATGAAGCCAAAAGGAATGAATTTCTGGGAGAACttcagaagaaagaagaagagatgAGACAGATGTTTGTCATGAGAGTGAAGGAGAAAGAAGCTGAACTTAAAGAGGCGGAGAAAGAG CTCCACGAGAAATTCGACCTCCTCAAGCGGACACAccaagaagagaagaagaaagtggaagacaagaagaaggagctggaggaggaggtgaaCAATTTCCAGAAGAAGAAGGCAGCCGCCCAGTTGCTCCAATCCCAGGCCCAACAGTCTGGGGCCCAGCAAACCAAGAAAGACAAGGATAAGAAAAA
- the SEPTIN11 gene encoding septin-11 isoform X2: MAVAVGRPSNEELRNLSLSGHVGFDSLPDQLVNKSTSQGFCFNILCVGETGIGKSTLMDTLFNTKFESDPATHNEPGVRLKARSYELQESNVRLKLTIVDTVGFGDQINKDDSYKPIVEYIDAQFEAYLQEELKIKRSLFNYHDTRIHACLYFIAPTGHSLKSLDLVTMKKLDSKVNIIPIIAKADTIAKNELHKFKSKIMSELVSNGVQIYQFPTDEETVAEINATMSVHLPFAVVGSTEEVKIGNKMAKARQYPWGVVQVENENHCDFVKLREMLIRVNMEDLREQTHTRHYELYRRCKLEEMGFKDTDPDSKPFSLQETYEAKRNEFLGELQKKEEEMRQMFVMRVKEKEAELKEAEKELHEKFDLLKRTHQEEKKKVEDKKKELEEEVNNFQKKKAAAQLLQSQAQQSGAQQTKKDKDKKNASFT; the protein is encoded by the exons AATGAAGAGCTTCGAAACTTATCCCTTTCTGGCCATGTTGGATTTGACAGTCTCCCCGACCAGCTGGTCAACAAGTCGACTTCTCAAGGATTCTGTTTCAACATCCTGTGTGTTG GTGAGACGGGCATCGGCAAATCCACGTTAATGGACACGTTATTCAACACGAAATTTGAAAGTGACCCAGCGACTCACAATGAACCAGGTGTCCGGTTAAAAGCCAGAAGTTATGAGCTTCAGGAAAGCAATGTGCGGCTGAAGTTAACCATCGTTGACACCGTGGGATTTGGAGATCAGATCAATAAAGATGACAG CTACAAGCCGATCGTGGAATATATCGATGCCCAGTTTGAGGCCTACTTGCAAGAGGAACTGAAGATCAAACGTTCTCTCTTCAACTACCATGACACCAGGATCCACGCATGTCTCTACTTCATTGCCCCCACTGGCCATTCGCTCAAGTCCCTGGACCTGGTCACCATGAAGAAGCTGGACAGTAAG GTGAACATCATTCCAATAATTGCAAAAGCGGACACCATTGCCAAGAACGAATTGCACAAATTCAAGAGTAAGATCATGAGTGAACTCGTCAGCAACGGGGTCCAGATCTATCAGTTCcctacagatgaagaaacggTGGCAGAGATCAACGCAACGATGAGT GTCCACCTCCCTTTTGCGGTGGTCGGCAGCACTGAAGAGGTGAAGATCGGCAACAAGATGGCGAAGGCCAGGCAGTACCCCTGGGGTGTGGTGCAGG TGGAGAATGAAAACCACTGTGACTTTGTGAAACTCCGAGAAATGCTGATCCGTGTGAACATGGAAGATTTACGAGAACAGACTCACACCCGCCATTATGAACTGTATCGGCGCTGTAAGCTCGAGGAGATGGGCTTCAAGGACACTGACCCTGACAGCAAGCCCTTCAG TCTTCAGGAGACATATGAAGCCAAAAGGAATGAATTTCTGGGAGAACttcagaagaaagaagaagagatgAGACAGATGTTTGTCATGAGAGTGAAGGAGAAAGAAGCTGAACTTAAAGAGGCGGAGAAAGAG CTCCACGAGAAATTCGACCTCCTCAAGCGGACACAccaagaagagaagaagaaagtggaagacaagaagaaggagctggaggaggaggtgaaCAATTTCCAGAAGAAGAAGGCAGCCGCCCAGTTGCTCCAATCCCAGGCCCAACAGTCTGGGGCCCAGCAAACCAAGAAAGACAAGGATAAGAAAAA
- the SEPTIN11 gene encoding septin-11 isoform X3, protein MAVAVGRPSNEELRNLSLSGHVGFDSLPDQLVNKSTSQGFCFNILCVGETGIGKSTLMDTLFNTKFESDPATHNEPGVRLKARSYELQESNVRLKLTIVDTVGFGDQINKDDSYKPIVEYIDAQFEAYLQEELKIKRSLFNYHDTRIHACLYFIAPTGHSLKSLDLVTMKKLDSKVNIIPIIAKADTIAKNELHKFKSKIMSELVSNGVQIYQFPTDEETVAEINATMSVHLPFAVVGSTEEVKIGNKMAKARQYPWGVVQVENENHCDFVKLREMLIRVNMEDLREQTHTRHYELYRRCKLEEMGFKDTDPDSKPFSLQETYEAKRNEFLGELQKKEEEMRQMFVMRVKEKEAELKEAEKELHEKFDLLKRTHQEEKKKVEDKKKELEEEVNNFQKKKAAAQLLQSQAQQSGAQQTKKDKDKKNFFFM, encoded by the exons AATGAAGAGCTTCGAAACTTATCCCTTTCTGGCCATGTTGGATTTGACAGTCTCCCCGACCAGCTGGTCAACAAGTCGACTTCTCAAGGATTCTGTTTCAACATCCTGTGTGTTG GTGAGACGGGCATCGGCAAATCCACGTTAATGGACACGTTATTCAACACGAAATTTGAAAGTGACCCAGCGACTCACAATGAACCAGGTGTCCGGTTAAAAGCCAGAAGTTATGAGCTTCAGGAAAGCAATGTGCGGCTGAAGTTAACCATCGTTGACACCGTGGGATTTGGAGATCAGATCAATAAAGATGACAG CTACAAGCCGATCGTGGAATATATCGATGCCCAGTTTGAGGCCTACTTGCAAGAGGAACTGAAGATCAAACGTTCTCTCTTCAACTACCATGACACCAGGATCCACGCATGTCTCTACTTCATTGCCCCCACTGGCCATTCGCTCAAGTCCCTGGACCTGGTCACCATGAAGAAGCTGGACAGTAAG GTGAACATCATTCCAATAATTGCAAAAGCGGACACCATTGCCAAGAACGAATTGCACAAATTCAAGAGTAAGATCATGAGTGAACTCGTCAGCAACGGGGTCCAGATCTATCAGTTCcctacagatgaagaaacggTGGCAGAGATCAACGCAACGATGAGT GTCCACCTCCCTTTTGCGGTGGTCGGCAGCACTGAAGAGGTGAAGATCGGCAACAAGATGGCGAAGGCCAGGCAGTACCCCTGGGGTGTGGTGCAGG TGGAGAATGAAAACCACTGTGACTTTGTGAAACTCCGAGAAATGCTGATCCGTGTGAACATGGAAGATTTACGAGAACAGACTCACACCCGCCATTATGAACTGTATCGGCGCTGTAAGCTCGAGGAGATGGGCTTCAAGGACACTGACCCTGACAGCAAGCCCTTCAG TCTTCAGGAGACATATGAAGCCAAAAGGAATGAATTTCTGGGAGAACttcagaagaaagaagaagagatgAGACAGATGTTTGTCATGAGAGTGAAGGAGAAAGAAGCTGAACTTAAAGAGGCGGAGAAAGAG CTCCACGAGAAATTCGACCTCCTCAAGCGGACACAccaagaagagaagaagaaagtggaagacaagaagaaggagctggaggaggaggtgaaCAATTTCCAGAAGAAGAAGGCAGCCGCCCAGTTGCTCCAATCCCAGGCCCAACAGTCTGGGGCCCAGCAAACCAAGAAAGACAAGGATAAGAAAAA
- the SEPTIN11 gene encoding septin-11 isoform X5 produces MDTLFNTKFESDPATHNEPGVRLKARSYELQESNVRLKLTIVDTVGFGDQINKDDSYKPIVEYIDAQFEAYLQEELKIKRSLFNYHDTRIHACLYFIAPTGHSLKSLDLVTMKKLDSKVNIIPIIAKADTIAKNELHKFKSKIMSELVSNGVQIYQFPTDEETVAEINATMSVHLPFAVVGSTEEVKIGNKMAKARQYPWGVVQVENENHCDFVKLREMLIRVNMEDLREQTHTRHYELYRRCKLEEMGFKDTDPDSKPFSLQETYEAKRNEFLGELQKKEEEMRQMFVMRVKEKEAELKEAEKELHEKFDLLKRTHQEEKKKVEDKKKELEEEVNNFQKKKAAAQLLQSQAQQSGAQQTKKDKDKKNSPWLCTE; encoded by the exons ATGGACACGTTATTCAACACGAAATTTGAAAGTGACCCAGCGACTCACAATGAACCAGGTGTCCGGTTAAAAGCCAGAAGTTATGAGCTTCAGGAAAGCAATGTGCGGCTGAAGTTAACCATCGTTGACACCGTGGGATTTGGAGATCAGATCAATAAAGATGACAG CTACAAGCCGATCGTGGAATATATCGATGCCCAGTTTGAGGCCTACTTGCAAGAGGAACTGAAGATCAAACGTTCTCTCTTCAACTACCATGACACCAGGATCCACGCATGTCTCTACTTCATTGCCCCCACTGGCCATTCGCTCAAGTCCCTGGACCTGGTCACCATGAAGAAGCTGGACAGTAAG GTGAACATCATTCCAATAATTGCAAAAGCGGACACCATTGCCAAGAACGAATTGCACAAATTCAAGAGTAAGATCATGAGTGAACTCGTCAGCAACGGGGTCCAGATCTATCAGTTCcctacagatgaagaaacggTGGCAGAGATCAACGCAACGATGAGT GTCCACCTCCCTTTTGCGGTGGTCGGCAGCACTGAAGAGGTGAAGATCGGCAACAAGATGGCGAAGGCCAGGCAGTACCCCTGGGGTGTGGTGCAGG TGGAGAATGAAAACCACTGTGACTTTGTGAAACTCCGAGAAATGCTGATCCGTGTGAACATGGAAGATTTACGAGAACAGACTCACACCCGCCATTATGAACTGTATCGGCGCTGTAAGCTCGAGGAGATGGGCTTCAAGGACACTGACCCTGACAGCAAGCCCTTCAG TCTTCAGGAGACATATGAAGCCAAAAGGAATGAATTTCTGGGAGAACttcagaagaaagaagaagagatgAGACAGATGTTTGTCATGAGAGTGAAGGAGAAAGAAGCTGAACTTAAAGAGGCGGAGAAAGAG CTCCACGAGAAATTCGACCTCCTCAAGCGGACACAccaagaagagaagaagaaagtggaagacaagaagaaggagctggaggaggaggtgaaCAATTTCCAGAAGAAGAAGGCAGCCGCCCAGTTGCTCCAATCCCAGGCCCAACAGTCTGGGGCCCAGCAAACCAAGAAAGACAAGGATAAGAAAAA